From Branchiostoma lanceolatum isolate klBraLanc5 chromosome 16, klBraLanc5.hap2, whole genome shotgun sequence:
CATACTGGAAAATTGTTAGTTATAAATTCTGATTTAGTTTTCATATCAAAACTTTCTCTAAATCCACTCACAAGGCACATGTTGACTGCAAAAAGGTGCAACAAACTACTGCAAAAAGTTCAAACTTAGTCTACGCTAACAGCAACTTGTACAACTCcctttaaaaaaagacaggcaCTTAAAAAGAGATCTCTGGACCTCCGTGGAGGTCTTGCGATCGTGCTCAGGCGTTTGCGGTGTTTCCGCCTGTGTTGGTCCCGCCGCTTTGCCAGTTACGGAACGCCAAGAAGGCGTCGACGGCATAGCAGATCGTGGTGAAGAGGGCAAAGGCCTGTGGGAAGACAATCAAAAAGTTATCAACTCGTGTAAACTTCAAACATTATTTAGCTAGTGCTTCGAAATAAGTTTTCATCTAAAATTCTCAAAAGGTACAGTAACCagcctactgtaaatgcagaaatgttcacggtggtttcatgttgaacttcacggtttttgcagtgaactttcaatgcaaacttaaatcccCACGAAACTTTTGCCCACCAATGACATGTAGcactactactgtttcaaacgcgaactcaaaacccccgtgaacgctccattttctccctaccgcgaaataaaaaccacacgaacttaaatgtatttacagtatatgaataTTCGatatgaaagtttgaaaatctagTACATTCTGTAACTAGAGTCTTAACGGATCAAAGTGTACGGCACTTTTGCGTAAAAATAAGCTTTTATGTAACGCTGGAAGGTTGATTTTAATGAACTAAATTGAATTGAATCATACAATAGAAGCAAACGCCAAAAATACAATTTACATATACGATATAGTCATTTTAATTACAGAGCTGGTGTGTTTgactaaataaacaaacaaacaaacagacaaacaaaacaagtaacTTACAGCTGCGGCTGCGTTGGTGTTTCATTTTAAGTTAGACTTTGATAGCTTTTACATATGCAGTAGTTATTCTAAGTACAGGACTGGTGTGTTtgactaacaaacaaacaaacaaacaaacagacaaacaaaacaagtaacTTACAGCAGCGGCTGCGTAGGTGTTGTACCAGTTGGAGTTGGCGAACTGGTATCTGGTGTGGGTGGTCCCGGCCTGGACAGCGAAGGCGATCAGGTACAACAGCGTAGCCGCGGCGCCGTAAACCAGCTCCTACAGAAGCAACGTTAAAGATTGTCAATAAAGCAAATGTAGAACAATTGACTTTAAAGCATCGgaattagtgctgcatacctaaaagtaacatcaggtacaggtaccggtacaaaggTTTTGGTAAAGGTTTTGGTAAAGAACCTGTACTAGTACCTgtacatttgaaaaatcaacatgtttttctgaacttctttaaTAATGACAGAAGCATAaataactgttttcaacttgtcagtatctttattcaaagaacatattaactaggtttcctaccgccaaactcccttggccttgctatcaaaactcccggcctgcctgaatgatctgttgcatattagttcaAGGTGTCACGTGCACTttagtcacgtttggtgttgcatgaggccatgagagtcaggagatcagtcacaaaataagcacatacttggtgtaaatttatatcggtacagtaccagtacttcatgatccggtattttggacatgtacctaatcaatttttacggcaCAGTACCGTATACCAAATTTTGGTATGAAAATGCATATTTCTCACTAGGAAGAGCCATGGTAGAGCCATTTGCTTGTAGAGCGAGGTGGAGTAgaagataacaacaacaacaacaacaacccatTCCTCACCAGGAAGAGCCAGGGTAGAGCGATGCGCTTGTAGAGCGAAGTCGAGTAGAAGATGACCAGGAGCAAGGTCACGATCCAGCACGTCACCGCCACGAACATCACCCAGTGCTGACCTGCGCCCAGCGAGTAGTAACGGTAGGGGTACGACGCAACGCACGCCCAGGTGATCAGTCCGAAGaactggaaaagaaaagaaagtaaaactGGTTGTTAtaataggatataggagattgtTTGTCCACAActaggtaatctcacctgctgacgtttcggtgtctatcagtaTCTGACAGCTTCTTTGaattcagagcttctgactacagtactgcttctcgtcgctataagtagccgatgtaggtggcacttttgcggcgagaacacaatccaaAACATGTTATTGGTTGTTATAATGTTCATTACGATAGCGCAACCTGTTTTAAACTCGTAGCCATCGATGGGTGCATCTAAAGACTCTGACAGCATCCTGTTGTCATCTGGTTATTTTCCAGTCTATAGTTTCTGGGCTGCAGTACTGTCATGGCTGCTAGATGGCGCTTTAGTACCACCGAGTTACTTCAAATACTGAAGGCACAATCTTTGAATTCTGACAGAAATTGCTATAAAAAAAAGTCACTCTGACAATTTAAGTTCAagaccatatatatatactccAAACAATTCGAAAACACAAAACTATTGTTTCCTGACATTAATAGTACacaataacaaaatacaatgtttaCTCCTACAAATTATTCACCTACATATAGTTTCCTGACATGAATTACACTAAATCTCAAATTTGCCCATTTTGCTGATTCAGATATGTATTTCTAGTTAATTAAGATTTTGTCATGATGAAATTAACTCTCTATTAGTATCTCAGCAAAGGCAGTAATGTTTTTACAAACATTTGTTTTATGAAAGGACTAGAAAGTGTGTATCGTAATGAAAATGCTTGCCAGCTtaagtcatttttttctttctttgtttagaAAATGGAAGGTTGCCAGCTATAATCACCTGTAATTTTGTGCAATTATGGACAACAGATGGTACAAAAGATTACATACATATACTATCATAATGgactgtattactgtaaatcctCAAATATTTTCGGCATTTTTAAGGGCTTTGTTTTCGCAGTCAATTTTAAAACCACAAACTAATCGTACCTAAAAACAGACATCGGCATTTCCTTTAATTTGTGTTCCTGCTATTGTTAAACTACAAACTTGAAAGATATcacaaaatttcaatttttactAAACCCTGTGAAATTTAGGAACTatagctgccacaaacttacaGTATCGTCATCATCACAAATCATAGTAATTTTGAATGCTGGACAGATTGAAAGAGATTGCTTTGAAATTAcagaaacctgtttttcaaggcttttttctgtctttcttgaAGGCCAGTTGCCCCTCCCTAGCACTGTCCTACTTCTATTAGAACCCAATGTACATGCAAGGGACTTTGGGtgatactgttaatgcagaaaagtttgcggtggttttatgtccaaATTCATGTCCGATATTGTCGCAGTAattgtgactatagcgctgccgcaaacttaaaaccactgcaaacatccCATTTTTCGCCTTagagcgaaataaaaaccatgcaaacttaaatgcatttacagtagcccAATATTTAATTGTTTGTATTCAtcaagtgcccccctcccttgcTATACTGTAACAAGTCTCACACTATCACAGTCTTTGCAGAGTCTGGTAAAAGGTAGTGACATTCAGAACAGGGTTGAACATGTCAACCTTTTAGTGTTGGATACAAACATTACAAGTGACACATTTTTCCCCGGGGGAGTGTCTAGCTATAGGTAGACTTAAATGCGAAAATATTGTCTCTTTCTGCATGCCTTGACAAATGTACTAGTAGTGAATCTTAAGTATACTATGATGATATATGATACATAAAATCAACAGAGACTTGAAACCTTGCCAGTGACTGAGGTTGTTGACCTCCACCACATACCAGCTCGAGGTGTCAACAAGCGTTAaacagcagggctgtctccggcTTTAAATCTTTTTTCCCATTTTCTGTTCCACTCATTGTCTGGGAGCCCATTTTAATCTTTGTTGTTAGATgagaaatctgactttttgagcTTATGcgaatacatttttatcaattttatgtcataaagTATAGATTTTTTTGTGACAGATGGGTTGAAATTTTTTTCtctcccaacaagcaaatttctgtcctgggacagagggacgggtcctggagacagcgcTAATCAGGTCATCATCTTTTTTCTCatctcttaaaggcaaccaaagcaatattagggccaggAAATGGAAATTTAAAAATGCCGAAatttttatggtagtgacatttactaacattgtttagcacatttgcgtaaaaACTTCATACTTAAAGGATTTTAAAACctcgcaaaatcgtgccgtacgatgatccccctAGTTTTGCTAGGCGACAAAAACTTTGATTACGATTTTCAGTGAATTCTCACATtgcaacaacgtcatatttttgcatgctggccgtcgctatacattgtgacagtgttgtttgaactactcatgtatagaaatgactaccgtaaaatccctatttacgtacgcacttttaaaacttttcaagttgcaagcaggtgctccaggccaacgccaaagtcggggtgcgtacgttaggaggggttcttcctcgtaaAAATCGCATGTCAGcttgagagtatggtacatcttcatgcaaatgaagtgtggaatgctaccacacaatcaatcagtaataaagaataaataatacatatatttaaattgtttgatattttctacccagaaacattttctcagtaaccctttaagtcagTAAACATCATcagaaggatgatcatgtcaacctctaaatatccaccgaaatgctggagagggagtgcgtacgttaggagggtttttctcctgaacgtttcaactcactgagttaggcccgcaatcgtccccaaatcgggggtgcgtacgttaggaggggtgcgtacgtaaatagggattttacggtaaataaaccgaatttcaaaatccgatttttcggaccctaatattgcttgggtttcctttaaagggGAAAAATTTAAGTTGTCACACCAACAATCTACACACGAAAAGAACTGTGCTAACTTAAAAGTGTTTGAAGTTTTGCTTAATGTGTGCAATAGCTTGGTCCCATATAGCCAGCCCAACACACTTCTAGGGTTGACAAATACCTTAGGGTTAAAGTTGGGCCTAATCCATTGTATGTGTAAGAGCCCCTCCCTTAACTGTAATAACACACTAGACAGATAATGCATACAAAAGGTCACTTGACAAAGGACACATATCGGTGTCATCATATGAGACTTCTTCAATTCCTGAACCCCTCTGAAATAatctccccccaaaaaatatcaattcatcGTCATAGATCTATGTTGGAAAGAATTAGTATACGATCTTTCGGTATACATGCCACATTTTTGTACAGGGACCATTTTGTTGTGTATACAGATAAGGATCTTGTACAATAAACCCTCAAAATCCCTTGTCAGCTTCTGTGCAaagattttatcaaattttcaaagagAAAgattatttcaagttgccccggGCTTGGTACAACAGAAATTCCAATGTACATCAGTATACGAAGGAAGTTTAAATGAAGAAATATATGTAGGaattgtctttaaaaaaaaaaaggtgtaaaTTTATAGGGACGAAATAAATGTCTCAACTGCAAAGGCCCCAAAGGTCACCATAAACCCTGCCCAATGGTGCAATCATCAGGCATGAACAGCCGTGACCTTTGCAGTCCTTGCATACCTTTCAAATTCCTCATTCcaagaaacaggaaaaaaacaaaacttccagttttcttccagattttacGCTTTAGTATTTTGGTGTAATAATACACTAATGTAATTGACCAACACTCGATCTTAGGTTTCAAAACAACGGCTCAGTTACAAAAGATGTTTGTGCTAAAGAATCCTGGTGCTAATCAAGCCAAGGGAGGTCGGCTTGGACAGTACATACTGCGGATACTTTGTCAAGCCAACGAGATTTGGAAGACTCCATTTTACAAGTCCCAGGGGAGGGATAGGGTGAtgccaaaacaaaataaaactattgaTCCTACTTGCAAAGTGTTGTGAGCATAACATCTTTCAAGCAATTTGGGCATGATTTGTTAAACTTATAACTGCACTATTTTTAAACGATTGGGGATTTTTGCAAGATTTAAGGGGAAGCAAAAATTACTGTTTTTACAGTAGCCAGTGGCAGAGATATGTCACATGCATACGGAATGTCAAACAGGGGGCTAGCCCGAGGGAAGAACCCCACGCCCTCATTTACAATTCCACCCTTATTTTACAGAGGCCTTGGGAAAGGGGAAGGTTTTTGTTGAATCATATGGACATTCGATTTGTGTTTTCCGGTTGTGGTTGATTTTTTTAGAGTCTCAAATTTATTTATTGTAAACCAGTATTAAATTGTTCCCATTGGTggtgacttacatgtatagttCATAAAACTGTGTTAAAGTCTGCCTTGTTTTGTCACTATTCCCAACATAATACTTCATAGCTATAATTAACGTTTAGTACATACAAGAATCGTGATGACAGCCAGACCTATTATCAATTGACctagaaactatttttggcagtTGGCAAAACCGCATTTGAATAGCAATGTGTTCTAGAGGCTTGTTGTTTTCTTGAAAGTCTAAAATATAATGCAGAgtgtttcttttacttttatatTTGAAGGCTATAACTGATTGACACGTtagtatattaaaaaaaaaaagagtagggaCTGTCTGATTTTggtttgaataaaaaacaacGGAAATCAAAGTGATTTCGGGAATATCACAGCTTTACAAAGGTGTAAAATTTAAGACCGAAACCTAGCAACCGCGAGCCACGCCCAACTTAACGGACACTTAATCTTCGGTTTCACATTCCCAGTTTTGAGTCGATTTATCCTGACTTTTCACCTTATAATGAGTAAGATTGAAACAGTTGAAGTATCCAGTTGTTGACACATGTTTTACGAACGCTAAATTCCAGATGGAAATATCAGCAAATAAAGAATGCAGATGTTTTAGCAAGTAGGCGTGCCCCCTGCAAGATCGATTTGAAGGATGTTTCTTCCTCTGACTTATCAACACTTAGAAGGAAAACTACTCACGAGTTGGAGAATCTTCAAGATCCCAGGAAGAGTCAAGAAGTAGCCGATGTCGCAGAAGGGCGACGAAGACGTCGTAGTTGTCGTGGTGGTTGTTGTGGTCGCCGTTGTCGTGTGAGTGTCGGGAAAACCTGGGTCCGCCATCTTCTCTTCTCCTTCAAGATCCCCTGCAAGGAGCTTCTGTTTCTTCCAGAAAATTCACTCCAGATTCCTTAAGGGCTGGAACCTTAACGGAggctttttctcttcttttggaGAAGATGAGGGGCTAAGAATCAAACGGGAGGAAGAAGGCGTTACGAAGTTGCTGTTACCAACGACTTGATGACATCCGATCTGTCTGGGAGCGTCCCTTGCTGTTTATGTAACCTTTGACCGGAATGGCGGGAAGGTATCTATTACACTTATGAAGCTGTCGTATGAAAAAGAGCCGCTAGGTGTCACTGTGAGACCGCAAATTTAGTTGCAGTCACAACTCACTTCtgttcaagcagaggttggtggggaagattgtgaccttgtTATCAtttgccccgtttttcgtccgaAATCCCCAACAATAATCACAATGCTCTGTCTCAGAAACAAGGGTACATTACGAAGCAGGAACAAAGTCCAAAACATCAATATAATACAAATACGTTGCAAATTGTCagttccattggccagcggataaaatACATTTACTTTCAAACGCTTCTAAAAGAAGTACTTAACGACATCAAATgtggggctgccaaaaataagGTAAGCTCATATAGATTATTAAAAGCTACatataatgaaaaatatttaaataatgcaaataagagggacaggaatgcagtcacaagactaagaatcagctgccacaaactacatattgaactagagttccacgacctcataccttcgccaaatgagtttaacctttatgactgacgtattaggagtgtttctcatcaataataaatcataccagttgattgtcttaaaatataacatgtccaaagtatcagcttaacaaattatgagcttacggttatgctaacatttatcatcaattatgcaaaagaggccaTTATTAACATAacttgattcaacgatgttaacattcacataacttcccgatgccacaaaaaaagtattaaatgtatgaaattgccctcctttgccagtgtggaataatacaagttactcattaagtatgcaaattaggcccacagttgcatattttctatctattaacagtcctctcttcctcagttacaatttgaatagtcatgtcatggaacaaaacggattttaaaagttgcctcattaattatgcaaattaaaatctgatttgcataattattgtccaatcatactaagcatcacacaagctatccacataccaaaaatgatgaccatccatcaaggccatcttgttatagtattttctcattaattatgcaaatgaggtcttcatttgcatagttcatatcaattagtatttctctcttcctcagttacatatgtcacatgtttcagagtcctatcatggaatttggcggatgtataaaatttcctcattaattatgcaaattagatactgatttgcataagaagtgcaataagtatctaatcatgtacatcatcactcaagttatctacttactaaaaatcatgaccatccatcaagcccttctggagttattccctttcaaaatctgaagcaaaacctgctcctgcagttccaaaaaagccgctagggggccaaaacctataccacttactctctgtccaaagacctatctaccactcaaaaatcaggaccatagcatgtccagaacacgagatatcaaaacagaaagttccgctgcagtaccgtaacaagccgctaggccacccaaaatctaatcatttccatgtctcatcaagacctacccacctactaaatatcaaaacaatccatccaagccttcttgagttatgcggttggttacaaacacacacacacacacacacacacacaaacacattaacgctaccctctgcatgaccttctcggcgaaggtaattaaacgGGAAGatccgcactcctctagaacaacgattatgtaaacattgttctTTGAATAGAAGAGATAgtacgaatgtcattttgtggtagaatgcaGATTATgttccaaagaaagaaatgaattgtatatgcttgtacaaaacctatttccctacttcacacatttaagtactgcacaaaaaattcatattcctaatgcgactagacaaacctcccattgaaaaacacgtctgtttttttatatctactataaccgaaaagcgagaagaagtagaatttatccaATGATAGTcacattctttttgtatccgtgaactgtatttgttcttttgttttgttgtgacctgaaCTTAgtcaagtgtggcagaaatgtgcaataaaggtcttcattcattcattcattcattcattcattcattcattcattcattcataaaaataAATGTGGGGTTTCACCTTTGAACCAAGTTAGCACTTTTCAATGTCGAATACTACTACCAGTACACAAGTAGATGTCTTTGGAAAGGTTTTGGTATATTGCAGTATAGTGCTTTTTATCATCGACAGATCGTAATGGGTATTCAAGGGTGTAAATAACGTTAATGGCAATATGTTTTATTTAATTATGGGTTTAAATATCTAAAAGTTCATAAAGTTCAAAAACACGTCTTAGCTTAATTAGGTGATATGCCTCACTAAATGTACGATGTCCCTTCCTATCCTATTAGAAGAAGGGTAATGTGTCACTGATCTGAATACATACCCCTACCCCCTGCCATTTTCCGAGGAAAGAGATCTAGAGAGCGGCACGGTAGAGATGTTGAAAACTAACCTCTGCAGACATGTCACTAACCGTCATTTCGTGctctctcttttttttgtctttccctacccgtacacacacacgcgcgcgcgcgcgcaagtaaaacacacacacacacacacacacacacacacacacacacacacacacacacgtacatacacacacgtacacacacacacacacacacacacacacacacacacacacacactctcaggCATAGCTGGAAGTGCAACCTAGTGTGCCGAGGACACCGGGGTAACCCCTATACTTTTCGCGTTGGGTACGCTCGACTTCTATTAAACCTGAGTGTCTTCCTTGTCAGTCCCAAGCTCTGAAGCTAAtagcactctccaagcagaggaggggttccggcaggtttttgacctgttttagacgtttttgtcgtgctttctactttgtcattttttgttggGTTGGCTAGACCAAAAAAAgataaagtagaaagcccgacaaaaacaactaagaacacgtcaaaaacctgccggaaaccctcctctgcttggagagtagctaatagggcctggaactaactaggatgacattCGAGTTAGTCGGCTTCACGTCCCCGGCCTCATGCTGATAAATGCAACTCCAAACCCTCCACCCTTAGTACCTACCGTTATtcatcttttatatatatacatggctTTTTTGAGGAGGTGGTAAAACAATACAGCTCATCAAATTTGATAACCATCTTTATTTTAAATTGTTAATTCATTCTTCAACCCCTGAAACAAGCTCATTGTTGCCCATTCCAAGTTATATACACATTTTAACCGAGCAAAAAGATTATGTACACAGCAAACGTCTATCTTTTTCCTGACTGCTatcattagtttttttttcttcaaaattttcaTTTCACCTTTAAGAGCATTGCacatttacaaatgtaacaATTAAAATACAGTTACAATTTACAAAGTAAAACTTGTTTCCAGTTTAAATTAATAGCAAATAATTGCTGTtggtaaaaggtaaaggcaGTTAAGTTCCATAGCCTGTATTTTTAGGCCATATGGACAGTaggttgttattcactgtgtctagggtacggtatgtattggaaggcgaagcccatccctctcctttcaatgccctttacctccccaactgaagttaggtacccatttttgcacCAGGGTGGAATGAGGGAAGTCGTGTAAAAGTGCCCTTCTCACTATGATgcaacatcgatggcatgtcATGGGAtttaaacccaggacctctatcCGTTATATATAAACGATGCCCCACAATGTCGGTATTTACGACCAAGTCGAAACGTCATCTTATGTGACCAAATGCCATCTTGCGACTGGTCGCCTAGGCGACCGCGTCATCTGTATCCAGTGCTCCTGACCGGGACCCCTGCAACCGGAACCAACCATCACCTGACCTAACACGTCATACCGTATTGACCCGGATCTAGAAGTGTATTGTGGGATACATAAGAACAAAAtggcgcggacgtcatccaaaTGTTCGTGCGGAAGGTCAAATGAGATGCTATCGTTAAGAACTATCTCGGGTGCTATCTTGTGAAGTCTTGTCTTCTTCTTGACTTGTTTGTAGTGTTGAACTAAGCAGACCTTCACGAACATTGCtgcaagaaagtaaaaaaaaaagatacattatTCAATTTTGTTGAAATGACAGAAAACTAAGACCCAAACTAGAGCACAGATGATTCTtatcctctaccaggccccataGGTGAGtgtaaaaatagtagaaatttgaaaaatatggtTAAAAGCTTATTTTACCGTGCTTACAAGTTGCTTAAATGAGTGCCACTATGTATGGTTTACGGAGGCTTAAATGCGGCGTATATCTCTTGATTTAAGTAAAGATGACGATGCCTAAACGTAGCGTAAAAGTTAGGATTTATACTAAGTTTACATTGGTTAAAAGTTGCTTAAATGATGACACTAAGCACATTTAAGTGGATATGTAAAGATAACGTAAATATATCATTCAAGCCCGCGTAAGTATTATGTAAAGTGACTTAAAGAGTGCCAAAACGGAATTTTTAGGTATGCTTTAAGAGTGTTTAAAGAGcggtttttgtgcagtgttgCCTCgttcgcaaactgtactccctaaACCGCAAagtgtactccctggccagctaacccCTCTGGTATTTCATTcgtctatttggctaatttctgcCATTTtctcagcgacctgtggagcctggtagaggctaaatcTTTCTTACATATTCCACATCTTTGTCTGATTTTTCTACAATTGAATTTTAACTGTACAATGTGTTTTACTTGAAGTGATATGTTGAACAATTTAAATCAACAATTACAATTGCTTTAAGGTACAATCGCATGCAGTCCTACACATTCACATCGTTAactttacaaactttgaatatGGTCACGGACTTACATTTAGACAGTGACGTCACTTTGCCCGTCACCATGTCCTTGACCTTGATGACGACGATCGTGAGCTTCTCGGCAGTGGGGAGGTAGTTCAAGGTGAACAGGATCTCTCCAAGGCTATCCTGTAATACACAAGTGTAGAACATTTAGCTAATATATAGGTttcgtgttcagcaccaaggacagatgtgttcACATGTGTGTTATTAATAAGgaaatgtatgtaacgttatgtgtttgATTTATGTGCATGCAAGCTATCTTCCAGTCACTGTAGCATCAGATGTATACGCCATCTACTACCATACTTTGGgaatatgtagaacattttAGCTTTACAGGTttcgtgttcagcaccaaggacagatgtgtttacatgtgtgttATCTATAAGGcaatgtatataacgttatgtgttcgATTTTGTGCATGAAATGAATCTTCCAGTTACTGTTGCGTCAAATGTATAATGTACTGCCATACATTGGGAATATGTAGAACATCCTAGCTATATAGGTTtcgtgttcagcatcaaggacagatgtgtttaCATGTGTGGTGTTCataaggaaatacatgtaacgttatgtgttcgATTTTTGTGCATGAAATGTATCTTCCAGTCATTGTTGCATCAAATGCATGAGCCATCTACTCCCATACTTTGGgaatatgtagaacattttAGCTATATAGGTTtcgtgttcagtaccaaggacaggtgtgttcacgtgtgtttgtgggtggtattcaaaaggaaatgtatgtaacgttatgtgttcgATTTTTGTGCATGAAAT
This genomic window contains:
- the LOC136422050 gene encoding CKLF-like MARVEL transmembrane domain-containing protein 8, producing MADPGFPDTHTTTATTTTTTTTTTSSSPFCDIGYFLTLPGILKILQLFFGLITWACVASYPYRYYSLGAGQHWVMFVAVTCWIVTLLLVIFYSTSLYKRIALPWLFLELVYGAAATLLYLIAFAVQAGTTHTRYQFANSNWYNTYAAAAAFALFTTICYAVDAFLAFRNWQSGGTNTGGNTANA